A single Catharus ustulatus isolate bCatUst1 chromosome 7, bCatUst1.pri.v2, whole genome shotgun sequence DNA region contains:
- the SF3B1 gene encoding splicing factor 3B subunit 1 isoform X2, with translation MNARTYMDVMREQHLTKEEREIRQQLAEKAKAGELKVVNGAASQPPSKRKRRWDQTADQTPGATPKKLSSWDQAETPGHTPSLRWDETPGRAKGSETPGATPGSKIWDPTPSHTPAGAATPGRDTPGHATPGHGGATSSARKNRWDETPKTERDTPGHGSGWAETPRTDRGGDSIGETPTPGASKRKSRWDETPASQMGGSTPVLTPGKTPIGTPAMNMATPTPGHIMSMTPEQLQAWRWEREIDERNRPLSDEELDAMFPEGYKVLPPPAGYVPIRTPARKLTATPTPLGGMTGFHMQTEDRTMKSVNDQPSGNLPFLKPDDIQYFDKLLVDVDESTLSPEEQKERKIMKLLLKIKNGTPPMRKAALRQITDKAREFGAGPLFNQILPLLMSPTLEDQERHLLVKVIDRILYKLDDLVRPYVHKILVVIEPLLIDEDYYARVEGREIISNLAKAAGLATMISTMRPDIDNMDEYVRNTTARAFAVVASALGIPSLLPFLKAVCKSKKSWQARHTGIKIVQQIAILMGCAILPHLRSLVEIIEHGLVDEQQKVRTISALAIAALAEAATPYGIESFDSVLKPLWKGIRQHRGKGLAAFLKAIGYLIPLMDAEYANYYTREVMLILIREFQSPDEEMKKIVLKVVKQCCGTDGVEANYIKTEILPPFFKHFWQHRMALDRRNYRQLVDTTVELANKVGAAEIISRIVDDLKDEAEQYRKMVMETIEKIMGNLGAADIDHKLEEQLIDGILYAFQEQTTEDSVMLNGFGTVVNALGKRVKPYLPQICGTVLWRLNNKSAKVRQQAADLISRTAVVMKTCQEEKLMGHLGVVLYEYLGEEYPEVLGSILGALKAIVNVIGMHKMTPPIKDLLPRLTPILKNRHEKVQENCIDLVGRIADRGAEYVSAREWMRICFELLELLKAHKKAIRRATVNTFGYIAKAIGPHDVLATLLNNLKVQERQNRVCTTVAIAIVAETCSPFTVLPALMNEYRVPELNVQNGVLKSLSFLFEYIGEMGKDYIYAVTPLLEDALMDRDLVHRQTASAVVQHMSLGVYGFGCEDSLNHLLNYVWPNVFETSPHVIQAVMGALEGLRVAIGPCRMLQYCLQGLFHPARKVRDVYWKIYNSIYIGSQDALIAHYPRIYNDEKNTYIRYELDYIL, from the exons ATGAATGCCAGAACATACATGGATGTTATGCGTGAACAGCATTTAACAAAAGAAGAG AGGGAAATTAGGCAACAACTAGCTGAAAAAGCTAAAGCCGGAGAGCTTAAAGTCGTCAATGGAGCCGCTTCTCAGCCACCTTCAAAACGCAAACGGCGTTGGGATCAGACAGCTGATCAGACTCCTGGTGCTACACCTAAAAAATTATCCAGCTGGGATCAAGCAGAG ACTCCCGGACACACCCCATCTCTGCGATGGGACGAAACTCCAGGCCGTGCAAAGGGTAGTGAAACTCCAGGTGCCACCCCAGGCTCAAAAATCTGGGATCCAACTCCCAGTCATacaccagcaggagctgcaacACCCGGCCGGGACACACCTGGTCATGCAACACCAGGCCATGGAGGTGCCACTTCCAGTGCACGGAAAAATCGATGGGATGAAACCCCCAAAACAGAAAGAG aTACTCCGGGCCACGGCAGTGGCTGGGCTGAGACACCTCGTACAGATAGAGGTGGTGACTCCATTGGTGAGACACCAACCCCAGGAGCGAGCAAAAGGAAGTCACGCTGGGATGAAACACCTGCGAGCCAGATGGGGGGCAGCACTCCTGTTCTGACACCTGGCAAAACACCCATTGGTACACCAGCTATGAACATGGCAACCCCTACACCAG GTCACATCATGAGCATGACTCCTGAGCAACTGCAGGCTTGGCGCTGGGAGAGGGAAATTGATGAGAGAAACAGACCCCTTTCTGATGAGGAATTGGATGCTATGTTTCCTGAAGGATATAAG gTTCTCCCACCCCCAGCTGGTTACGTGCCCATCCGCACTCCTGCTCGGAAGCTCACAGCGACTCCAACGCCCCTGGGGGGGATGACAGGATTCCACATGCAGACAGAGGACCGCACTATGAAGAGTGTCAATGACCAGCCATCTGGCAACCTGCCATTCCTGAAACCAGATGACATCCAATACTTCGACAAGCTGCTG GTTGATGTTGATGAATCCACTCTGAGTCCTGAGGaacagaaggagagaaaaataatgaaattacttctgaaaataaagaacGGCACACCTCCCATGAGAAAG gCTGCATTGCGGCAAATTACCGATAAAGCTCGGGAATTCGGAGCAGGGCCGCTCTTCAATCAGATCCTGCCTCTGCTGATGTCACCAACACTCGAAGATCAGGAGCGTCACTTGCTCGTCAAAGTCATTGACAGAATTCTTTACAAATTGGATGACTTGGTTCGACCATATGTACACAAG ATCCTTGTCGTCATTGAACCACTGCTGATTGATGAAGACTACTATGCTAGAGTGGAAggcagagaaattatttccaacTTGGCTAAG GCTGCAGGTTTGGCAACAATGATCTCCACAATGCGACCTGATATTGATAACATGGATGAATATGTCAGAAATACAACAGCTCGAGCCTTTGCTGTTGTTGCATCTGCTCTGGGCATTCCTTCTCTGTTACCCTTCCTGAAAGCTGtctgtaaaagcaaaaaatcctgGCAGGCCAGACACACTGGCATCAAGATTGTACAGCAGATTGCTATTCTTATGGGTTGTGCTATCCTGCCTCATCTCAGGAGCTTGGTTGAAATTATTGAGCATG GGCTGGTGGATGAGCAGCAGAAAGTTCGCACCATCAGCGCTTTGGCCATTGCTGCTTTGGCTGAGGCAGCCACTCCCTATGGTATTGAGTCATTTGACTCTGTCCTGAAGCCCTTGTGGAAGGGTATACGCCAGCACAGAGGAAAG gGTTTGGCTGCGTTTTTGAAGGCGATTGGTTACCTGATTCCACTCATGGATGCCGAGTATGCAAACTACTACACCAGGGAAGTCATGCTGATTCTTATCAGAGAGTTCCAGTCTCCTgatgaagagatgaaaaaaattgtgttgAAG GTGGTAAAGCAGTGTTGTGGTACAGATGGTGTTGAAGCAAACTacattaaaacagaaatcttGCCACCCTTCTTCAAACATTTCTGGCAGCACAGAATGGCACTGGACAGAAGAAATTACAGACAg ttgGTTGATACCACTGTGGAGCTGGCAAATAAAGTTGgagcagcagaaattatttctagaaTTGTGGATGACCTGAAAGATGAGGCTGAGCAGTACAGAAAAATGGTCATGGAAACAATTGAGAAGATAATGGGAAATCTGGGGGCAGCAGACATTGATCATAAACTGGAAGAGCAGCTCATTGATGGTATTTTATACGCCTTTCAGGAACAGACAACAGAG gattctgtgatgctgAATGGTTTTGGCACAGTGGTTAATGCTTTAGGCAAAAGAGTGAAACCCTACTTGCCACAGATCTGTGGTACAGTTTTGTGGCGTTTGAACAACAAATCAGCCAAAGTCAGGCAGCAGGCTGCTGACCTGATCTCTCGTACTGCAGTTGTCATGAAGACTTGTCAAGAG GAAAAACTGATGGGACACTTGGGTGTTGTTTTGTATGAGTACCTGGGTGAAGAATATCCTGAAGTACTGGGCAGCATACTGGGAGCGCTTAAGGCTATTGTCAATGTTATAG GTATGCACAAGATGACACCACCAATCAAAGACCTGCTGCCACGGCTGACACCTATTTTGAAGAACAGACATGAGAAAGTACAGGAAAATTGTATTGATCTTGTTGGGCGTATTGCAGACAG AGGTGCAGAGTATGTTTCTGCAAGAGAATGGATGAGGATCTGCTTTGAACTGCTTGAATTATTAAAAGCTCACAAGAAAGCTATCAGAAGAGCCACAGTGAACACTTTTGGTTATATTGCAAAAGCTATTGG ACCTCACGATGTATTGGCCACACTGCTAAACAACTTGAAAGTACAGGAAAGGCAGAACAGAGTATGTACTACAGTAGCAATTGCTATTGTGGCTGAAACATGCTCACCTTTcacagtgctgcctgcactCATGAATGAATACAGAGTTCCAGAACTGAATGTCCAGAATGGTGTGTTAAAgtctctttctttcctgtttgAATACATTGGAGAGATGGGAAAAGATTACATTTATGCTGTTACACCATTGCTTGAAGATGCTTTAATGGACAG GGATCTTGTACACAGACAAACAGCCAGCGCTGTGGTGCAGCACATGTCCCTTGGTGTTTATGGCTTCGGCTGTGAAGATTCCCTTAATCACTTGTTAAATTACGTGTGGCCCAATGTGTTTGAAACCTCTCCTCACGTCATCCAGGCAGTCATGGGGGCTCTGGAGGGCCTCAGAGTCGCCATTGGGCCCTGCAGGATGTTACAGTACTGTTTACAG GGTTTGTTTCACCCTGCCAGAAAAGTCAGAGATGTTTATTGGAAGATCTATAATTCAATCTACATCGGATCACAGGATGCTCTGATAGCACATTATCCAAGAATCTATAATGACGAGAAGAACACCTATATTCGTTACGAACTTGATTACATCTTATAA